A stretch of Desulfurellaceae bacterium DNA encodes these proteins:
- a CDS encoding CDP-alcohol phosphatidyltransferase family protein, with protein MNSRPLRADHTLSRLHRQWWAISCVCGLSLGLGYTLLSAGWQPEAARCWALLAGWVMAVELVFLWRWLPDNSRQPGQPLLPALGLGNLLTIGRGLLVGLLAGFVGLGWPPGWLACLPAGLYSLAAIGDSLDGYVSRKTHYTTHLGQRLDMQVDALGLLVATGLAVQYGQLPVWYLGLGLAHYGFGLGRWWRRRRGKPVQSVPPRAARAVIGGCQVGFISVVLWPVFSPPLTSLVGLLFVLPTLVSFGRDWLAVSGRSAATE; from the coding sequence ATGAACAGCCGCCCGCTCCGTGCTGACCACACGCTTTCCCGCCTGCACCGCCAGTGGTGGGCGATCAGCTGTGTCTGCGGTCTGAGCCTGGGACTGGGCTACACGCTGTTGTCCGCCGGCTGGCAACCTGAGGCCGCCCGGTGCTGGGCGCTGCTGGCCGGCTGGGTGATGGCGGTCGAGTTGGTTTTCCTATGGCGATGGCTGCCGGACAACTCCAGACAGCCCGGCCAGCCCCTGCTGCCGGCCCTGGGTCTGGGAAACCTGCTGACCATCGGGCGTGGCCTGCTGGTCGGTCTGCTGGCCGGCTTTGTGGGCCTGGGCTGGCCACCCGGCTGGCTGGCCTGTCTGCCGGCCGGTCTGTACAGTCTGGCCGCAATCGGCGACTCGCTCGACGGTTATGTATCTCGAAAAACGCATTACACCACCCATCTGGGCCAACGCCTTGACATGCAGGTCGATGCCCTGGGACTGCTGGTGGCAACCGGCCTGGCCGTGCAGTATGGCCAACTGCCCGTCTGGTACCTGGGGCTGGGGCTTGCCCACTATGGTTTTGGGCTGGGCCGGTGGTGGCGCAGACGGCGGGGAAAACCGGTCCAGAGCGTACCCCCGCGAGCCGCCCGAGCCGTGATCGGCGGCTGCCAGGTCGGCTTTATCAGCGTCGTGCTGTGGCCCGTCTTCTCGCCCCCGCTGACCAGCCTGGTCGGCCTGCTGTTCGTGCTGCCCACCCTGGTCAGCTTTGGCCGTGACTGGCTGGCGGTGAGCGGCCGGTCGGCGGCCACTGAGTAG